The following proteins are encoded in a genomic region of Rhodoferax aquaticus:
- a CDS encoding fatty acid desaturase CarF family protein, protein MGVLQRYAVRALEGMGLLLFSAMVLDALVQLHRALPLWAWSFALLAIPVAYFCADLLTGVIHWVCDSFGSERTPLWGPLLVGPFRRHHRDPLEITRISLLENLGASAIAGALVLAAWQPQPLEGALAQFATLCGVWTLVFAVVSNLFHRWAHMPSKRKPGWMLVLQTKKLLLDTPTHLRHHRKPYRVNYCILNGWANPVSNRVPWPRLEAALARLGIPTNFD, encoded by the coding sequence ATGGGTGTGCTTCAGCGCTACGCGGTCAGGGCATTGGAAGGCATGGGTTTGCTACTGTTTAGCGCCATGGTACTGGATGCCCTCGTCCAGCTGCACCGCGCACTGCCGCTGTGGGCGTGGAGCTTCGCCCTTTTGGCAATTCCGGTGGCTTACTTTTGTGCGGACTTGCTTACAGGCGTCATTCATTGGGTGTGCGACTCCTTCGGCTCTGAGCGCACGCCCCTCTGGGGGCCGCTGCTGGTGGGCCCGTTTCGCCGCCATCACCGCGACCCCTTGGAGATCACCCGCATTTCACTGCTGGAGAACCTAGGCGCTTCGGCAATTGCCGGTGCCTTGGTCCTCGCCGCTTGGCAGCCACAACCACTGGAGGGCGCGTTGGCCCAGTTTGCCACCTTGTGTGGGGTGTGGACGCTGGTATTCGCTGTGGTCTCTAACCTGTTTCACCGCTGGGCGCACATGCCTAGCAAGAGAAAGCCAGGATGGATGCTGGTGCTGCAAACCAAGAAGCTACTGCTCGACACGCCAACGCACTTGCGCCACCACCGCAAACCTTACCGCGTGAACTACTGCATTTTGAACGGCTGGGCCAACCCCGTGAGCAACCGAGTTCCTTGGCCGCGCCTAGAAGCCGCCTTAGCCCGACTCGGAATCCCTACCAACTTCGACTAG
- a CDS encoding UvrD-helicase domain-containing protein, giving the protein MSQFGQPAAFEHNAQPVARKRFYEIACDPRRSVAVEACAGAGKTWMLVSRIVRALLDGSASHQILAITFTKKAAGEMRERLHEWLLQFSQSTDAQLEQELLSRGFTQAPAPEQLAMLRSLHLNLLRHGRPVQIRTFHSWFAALLRSAPLGVLHQMGLPSAYELLENDAKAVAQVWRLFLTRVAKDAMAHADYMAAVAVYGRHQTHKALEAALSKRVEFALADAHGVVDASVQTFAQQFPEFGGLQTPQDYLNQAITQTLLLDAARALGASSLVSCTKAATALEQALGNHDVAGMFDALLTKTGTARKFSDKLTGIATVQAAQDALLRVSAAKMQHEAWLHQQRMARLSRGLLEDYAGLKRERRWIDMGDLERAALTLMSDPVLSGWVQERLDAQVRHLLIDEFQDTNPLQWQALSAWLQGYGGAARAPSVFIVGDPKQSIYRFRRAEPQVFMAAKRFVVDGLGGDVLSCDHTRRNAPAIIQVVNQALGQAQADGQFDGYRPHSTESTDLGRVFKLPRLTRETGELDAVESTASEWRDSLTTPRHTQEETRKTMECRQAARWLAQQLHVSGGSLQAKDIMVLARKRERLGLMQSELAALHIAAQQPEKTELGDMPEVQDIVALLDALVSPRHDLSLARALKSPLFRVGDEDLVQLVLCQRGLPQPEDSARASWFDTLQEATGLPQALSAIGPILLRWRAWLQGTSPHDAISRIYHDGDVLARFAAAARPKQRESVLANLRALLSATLQLDGGRYVTAYALVRALKAGGIAAPVRADTQSVRLLTVHGAKGLEAPLVLLLDTDSEALKSETMGALVQWPGEDAYPKRFVFLASETRPPACVADALAQEQMARKREELNALYVALTRTQRTLVLSSLEPHAPQAGSWWQRLEGMAENAPWADGAALEAADPLLVGAATSPGTSELGDIVALSVLPNMPQALVDKARDATEKIARLAKIDRLDSRMGQAMHRLLEWVEPAQTLDLMHLWSDAQRARVALEFGLTQAQVLQAQHMAVAIVGGQGAWAWNSGLLAWHGNEVAMVCAGKNVRIDRLVRRADSGQWWVFDYKSAFQPQHQVELLAQLEAYRSGVSLANPGHTVRAAFLTPQGALIEI; this is encoded by the coding sequence ATGAGTCAGTTTGGCCAACCTGCCGCCTTTGAGCACAACGCACAGCCCGTTGCACGCAAGCGGTTTTACGAAATTGCGTGTGACCCACGCAGGAGCGTTGCGGTAGAAGCCTGCGCGGGTGCAGGTAAGACGTGGATGCTGGTCTCTCGCATCGTCCGCGCTTTGTTGGACGGCAGTGCTTCACACCAAATCTTGGCGATTACCTTCACAAAAAAAGCAGCGGGCGAGATGCGTGAGAGGTTGCATGAGTGGTTGCTGCAGTTTTCACAAAGCACGGATGCGCAGCTGGAGCAAGAGCTGCTGAGTCGCGGCTTTACCCAAGCGCCGGCGCCTGAGCAACTGGCCATGTTGCGTAGTTTGCACCTGAACTTATTGCGCCACGGGCGCCCCGTTCAGATACGTACATTTCACAGTTGGTTTGCGGCGCTGTTGCGCAGTGCGCCATTGGGGGTCTTGCACCAAATGGGCTTGCCCAGCGCCTACGAGCTGCTTGAGAACGATGCCAAGGCGGTAGCACAGGTGTGGCGGCTTTTCCTCACACGGGTGGCAAAGGACGCGATGGCCCACGCGGATTACATGGCCGCGGTCGCTGTGTATGGGCGTCACCAAACCCACAAAGCCCTAGAGGCCGCGCTATCCAAGCGCGTAGAGTTCGCATTGGCTGACGCCCATGGTGTGGTGGATGCCTCGGTACAGACCTTTGCGCAACAGTTTCCCGAGTTTGGGGGCTTGCAAACTCCGCAGGACTACCTGAACCAGGCTATCACCCAAACCCTTTTGCTAGATGCGGCCCGTGCCTTAGGGGCCAGCAGCCTCGTGAGCTGCACCAAAGCGGCCACTGCGCTAGAACAAGCGCTGGGCAACCATGATGTCGCAGGCATGTTTGACGCCTTGCTCACCAAGACAGGCACTGCCCGCAAGTTCAGTGACAAGTTGACAGGCATCGCGACCGTACAGGCTGCCCAAGACGCCCTATTGCGCGTCAGCGCAGCAAAAATGCAGCATGAGGCATGGCTGCACCAGCAGCGCATGGCGCGCCTGAGCCGGGGTCTGCTGGAGGACTACGCGGGCTTGAAGCGCGAACGCCGTTGGATTGACATGGGGGATCTGGAGCGCGCCGCCTTGACGCTGATGTCAGACCCGGTGCTCAGCGGGTGGGTGCAAGAGCGGCTAGACGCCCAAGTGCGGCATCTGCTGATTGATGAGTTTCAAGACACCAACCCACTGCAATGGCAAGCCTTGAGCGCCTGGTTGCAAGGCTATGGCGGCGCGGCGCGGGCACCTAGCGTGTTTATTGTGGGTGACCCTAAACAAAGTATCTACCGGTTTCGGCGCGCCGAACCGCAGGTGTTTATGGCCGCCAAGCGCTTTGTGGTGGATGGTCTGGGCGGGGATGTGCTCAGTTGTGACCACACCCGACGCAATGCGCCTGCCATTATTCAAGTCGTTAACCAAGCCCTCGGACAAGCCCAAGCGGATGGCCAGTTTGATGGGTACCGACCCCACAGCACAGAGTCCACAGACCTAGGGCGCGTCTTTAAGCTGCCTCGGCTCACGCGTGAAACGGGGGAGCTTGATGCGGTGGAGTCGACGGCATCTGAGTGGCGCGACTCTTTGACGACCCCGCGCCACACACAGGAGGAAACCCGCAAAACCATGGAGTGCCGCCAAGCCGCGCGTTGGTTGGCCCAGCAGTTGCACGTTTCGGGTGGCAGCTTGCAAGCCAAAGACATCATGGTGCTTGCGCGTAAGCGGGAGCGCTTGGGTCTGATGCAATCGGAGCTTGCAGCTCTGCACATCGCTGCGCAACAGCCTGAAAAAACCGAGCTAGGGGACATGCCCGAAGTGCAAGACATCGTTGCGCTGCTGGATGCCTTAGTGTCACCCCGGCATGATCTGTCCTTGGCTCGGGCACTCAAGTCGCCTCTCTTCCGTGTGGGGGATGAGGATTTGGTCCAGCTGGTCCTGTGCCAACGGGGCTTGCCTCAACCAGAAGACAGCGCGCGGGCGTCGTGGTTCGACACTCTGCAAGAGGCCACGGGCTTGCCCCAGGCTTTGTCGGCCATTGGGCCTATCTTGTTGCGATGGAGGGCGTGGTTACAGGGCACATCTCCCCATGACGCCATCAGCCGTATCTACCATGACGGTGACGTATTGGCGCGTTTTGCTGCAGCTGCCAGACCTAAGCAGCGGGAGAGCGTGCTCGCCAATCTGCGGGCCTTGTTGTCGGCCACGTTGCAGTTGGATGGCGGGCGCTATGTCACCGCCTATGCACTGGTGCGGGCTTTGAAGGCCGGTGGAATAGCCGCTCCGGTGCGCGCAGACACCCAATCAGTGCGGCTATTGACGGTGCACGGTGCCAAAGGGCTGGAGGCACCCTTGGTACTGCTGCTAGATACCGACAGTGAAGCCTTGAAATCCGAGACCATGGGGGCGTTGGTGCAGTGGCCCGGAGAAGATGCGTACCCCAAGCGCTTTGTTTTCTTGGCCAGCGAAACACGTCCGCCTGCTTGTGTGGCGGACGCATTGGCGCAAGAGCAAATGGCGCGCAAACGTGAAGAGCTCAACGCCTTGTACGTGGCGTTGACCCGCACACAGCGCACGCTGGTGCTAAGCAGTCTGGAGCCCCATGCACCACAAGCCGGAAGCTGGTGGCAGCGGCTAGAGGGCATGGCTGAAAACGCCCCTTGGGCGGATGGCGCTGCCCTGGAGGCTGCAGACCCTCTGCTGGTTGGCGCTGCTACATCACCTGGTACGAGCGAGCTTGGCGACATTGTGGCGCTCTCAGTGTTGCCAAATATGCCGCAAGCGCTCGTGGATAAAGCGCGAGATGCTACTGAAAAAATAGCACGGCTGGCGAAGATTGATCGCTTAGATTCCCGCATGGGGCAAGCCATGCACCGCTTGTTGGAGTGGGTGGAGCCAGCGCAAACGCTGGACCTTATGCACTTGTGGTCCGACGCGCAGCGGGCGCGCGTTGCGCTTGAGTTTGGGTTGACGCAGGCTCAGGTGCTGCAAGCACAGCACATGGCAGTTGCCATTGTGGGCGGGCAGGGTGCTTGGGCTTGGAACAGTGGGCTGCTCGCGTGGCATGGGAATGAAGTGGCCATGGTGTGCGCGGGCAAGAATGTGCGGATTGACCGTTTGGTTCGGCGGGCCGACAGTGGACAATGGTGGGTCTTTGACTACAAGTCTGCCTTCCAACCGCAGCACCAGGTGGAGCTGCTGGCCCAGTTGGAAGCCTACCGCAGCGGCGTCTCGCTGGCAAACCCAGGCCACACGGTGCGCGCCGCTTTTTTGACGCCTCAAGGCGCATTGATTGAAATTTGA
- a CDS encoding sterol desaturase family protein yields the protein MLSRLRQLTQSHGALRTGTGLVSGVIALGCGLTCVLLVLTLHFPQYLTTPELRQALNLALLRPLLLGGMVVGGGIALANLLLGRAPWLSAAAFACVVLSALMGGYKVQPPELSGRTPYIGLDWFVLDLLGSTLVFVFIEKLFPLRPKQPVFRPEWQTDLAHFFVNHLLVGFVLLATNFFVHRFFSWAVSVEVQQAVQSLPFVLELCVLMLVADVIQYAVHRAMHELPFLWRFHAVHHSIKTLDWLAGSRLHVGEVLLMRTLVLAPIYVLGFSREVMDAYIVIIGFQAVLNHANVDLRLGWLRYLVVTPNFHHWHHSQDKEALDRNYAGQFAFIDYLMGTAVKSTKTWPSEYGVLGDYVPLGFWRQLLFPFQRRARSQKSDGHSPSGC from the coding sequence GTGTTGAGTCGTTTGCGCCAGCTCACCCAATCGCATGGTGCTTTGCGCACTGGAACTGGGTTGGTGAGTGGTGTGATCGCCTTAGGGTGTGGGCTGACCTGCGTTTTGTTGGTATTGACCTTGCACTTCCCGCAGTACCTCACAACGCCAGAGCTGCGCCAAGCTTTGAATTTAGCCTTGCTGCGGCCTTTGCTGTTGGGTGGCATGGTGGTGGGCGGTGGCATTGCGCTGGCCAACTTGCTGTTGGGCCGCGCTCCTTGGCTGTCTGCCGCTGCGTTTGCTTGCGTGGTGCTGAGCGCGCTGATGGGCGGCTACAAGGTGCAGCCTCCAGAGCTGAGTGGTCGCACGCCCTATATCGGCTTGGACTGGTTTGTGCTGGATTTGCTGGGGTCTACCCTCGTTTTTGTGTTCATCGAAAAACTGTTCCCACTTCGGCCCAAGCAGCCTGTGTTCAGGCCTGAATGGCAAACCGATTTGGCACATTTTTTTGTGAACCACTTGCTGGTGGGTTTTGTGCTGCTGGCAACCAACTTCTTTGTGCACCGATTTTTCTCGTGGGCCGTCAGCGTGGAGGTGCAGCAGGCCGTGCAATCACTTCCGTTTGTGCTGGAGTTGTGCGTGCTGATGTTGGTGGCCGATGTGATTCAGTACGCCGTGCACCGTGCCATGCATGAGCTGCCTTTTCTGTGGCGGTTTCACGCGGTGCACCACAGTATCAAGACCTTGGATTGGCTGGCAGGTTCACGCTTGCATGTCGGCGAAGTTTTGCTGATGCGCACCTTGGTGTTGGCCCCGATTTACGTGTTGGGCTTTTCGCGTGAGGTGATGGATGCCTACATCGTCATCATCGGGTTTCAGGCTGTGCTCAACCATGCCAATGTGGACTTGCGCCTTGGCTGGCTGCGCTACCTCGTGGTAACTCCCAACTTTCACCATTGGCACCATTCCCAAGACAAAGAAGCCTTGGACCGCAACTACGCGGGCCAGTTTGCCTTTATCGACTACCTGATGGGCACGGCTGTGAAATCGACCAAAACATGGCCCAGCGAGTACGGGGTGCTGGGCGATTACGTGCCGCTGGGGTTTTGGCGTCAGCTTTTGTTTCCCTTTCAGAGGCGCGCAAGGTCCCAAAAATCAGATGGACACTCGCCAAGTGGTTGCTGA
- a CDS encoding fatty acid desaturase family protein — MQSYYKPTLDPERARAVWKSMQSRIVAQGVVQHVGAVAWLRFVVLSALLAGVLWVTWTHATVLGLGLGALATALLLAQFAFLGHDAGHGGLHRKSALNSLLGQLCMTVVTGMAFGEWYSRHTAHHRHCQDEEQDPDMEVSVVVSLTENAARTKGRIGRWFTRQQGWLVWGLSLLFAHSQRHLAQWGALRQPLRYWADLVGLCVHFGLWFALPVLVLQVDLKIAVLVYTLPLFVLGPYLAAIFWLNHIGMPLVRGTQGLSFLEHQAATSRTITNPKQWDWFFGGLNYQIEHHLFPSVPSFRLYRVQNIVRTAFAQDGIVYNGSGFVAAVRSVALHFRGVAKAL; from the coding sequence ATGCAGAGTTATTACAAGCCGACACTAGACCCCGAGCGAGCACGCGCTGTGTGGAAGTCCATGCAAAGCCGCATTGTGGCGCAAGGTGTAGTCCAGCACGTTGGCGCGGTCGCTTGGCTGCGCTTTGTGGTGTTGAGCGCCTTGCTAGCGGGAGTGCTGTGGGTCACCTGGACCCATGCCACTGTGCTGGGCTTGGGGTTGGGAGCGTTAGCCACCGCACTGTTGCTCGCGCAGTTCGCCTTCTTGGGGCATGACGCGGGCCATGGGGGGCTTCATCGCAAGTCAGCATTGAATAGCCTCTTGGGGCAACTCTGCATGACCGTAGTAACGGGGATGGCCTTTGGCGAGTGGTACAGCCGCCACACGGCGCACCACCGCCACTGCCAAGACGAGGAACAGGACCCTGATATGGAGGTGAGCGTGGTCGTCTCGCTGACCGAAAATGCCGCGCGCACCAAAGGTCGGATCGGGCGTTGGTTTACGCGGCAGCAAGGGTGGCTTGTCTGGGGGCTGTCCTTGTTGTTTGCCCATAGCCAGCGCCACCTGGCCCAATGGGGGGCGCTGCGCCAGCCCCTCAGGTATTGGGCGGATTTAGTGGGTCTGTGCGTGCACTTTGGCTTGTGGTTTGCATTGCCGGTGCTGGTTTTGCAGGTCGACTTGAAGATCGCTGTGCTGGTCTACACCTTGCCACTGTTCGTGCTGGGCCCCTACTTGGCGGCCATTTTTTGGCTCAACCACATCGGAATGCCTTTGGTTCGCGGCACGCAGGGGCTCTCTTTTTTGGAGCACCAAGCGGCTACCTCCCGCACCATCACTAACCCCAAGCAGTGGGACTGGTTTTTCGGCGGCTTGAATTACCAGATTGAGCACCATCTGTTTCCCTCGGTGCCTTCGTTTCGCCTATACCGCGTACAAAACATTGTGCGTACCGCCTTTGCGCAAGACGGCATCGTCTATAACGGCAGTGGTTTTGTCGCTGCAGTGCGCAGCGTGGCTTTGCACTTTCGTGGGGTTGCTAAAGCTTTGTGA
- a CDS encoding TIGR03862 family flavoprotein, with the protein MTENAPILDLAVIGAGPAGLMAAQTALDAGVAVHVFDAMPSVGRKFLLAGKGGLNLTHSEGADAFAGRYGARRSAIETLLQDFGPDALRAWAHGLGIETFVGTSGRVFPKDMKAAPLLRAWLQRLRHPVGTGSVQFHMRHRWVGWGKSTLAPNVLGATPHALQFETPQGVRTVQARAVVLALGGGSWARLGSNGAWVPLLAEKGVAVAPLLPSNCGFEVQGGWSEFFKSQFAGHPFKAVAVRVQTSQGQQFERKGEFVATAHGVEGSLVYAASSLLRDDIIRTGSATMVLDLLPTLSPERVLAEVSHPRGSRSLSSHLKSRLKIDGVKSALLHEVLPKDTFEDPIKLALALKAVPITLVAARPLDEAISSAGGVLFEVLTPDLMLEQMPGVFCAGEMLDWEAPTGGYLLSACFASGAKAGQGSAAYLKR; encoded by the coding sequence ATGACTGAAAACGCTCCCATTCTTGATCTTGCCGTCATCGGCGCGGGGCCTGCAGGGCTTATGGCGGCGCAAACCGCCCTTGATGCGGGCGTGGCCGTGCATGTCTTTGACGCCATGCCTTCTGTGGGGCGCAAGTTTTTGCTCGCCGGCAAAGGAGGGCTCAACCTGACCCATTCCGAAGGAGCTGACGCGTTTGCAGGGCGATATGGGGCCCGTCGATCGGCTATTGAGACCTTGTTGCAAGATTTTGGTCCCGATGCACTGCGCGCATGGGCCCATGGATTGGGAATCGAAACCTTTGTGGGCACATCAGGGCGGGTGTTTCCCAAAGACATGAAGGCGGCGCCGTTGTTGCGTGCGTGGCTGCAGCGCCTGCGGCATCCAGTGGGCACAGGCAGCGTGCAGTTTCACATGCGTCACCGCTGGGTGGGCTGGGGGAAAAGCACTCTCGCGCCGAATGTCTTGGGTGCCACGCCGCACGCCTTGCAGTTTGAGACCCCACAAGGTGTACGTACTGTGCAAGCGCGCGCTGTGGTGCTGGCCTTGGGCGGGGGCAGTTGGGCGCGATTGGGCTCCAATGGGGCTTGGGTGCCCTTGCTGGCAGAAAAAGGCGTGGCCGTGGCACCCCTGCTGCCCTCCAATTGCGGCTTCGAAGTGCAAGGAGGGTGGAGTGAATTCTTTAAATCCCAGTTTGCCGGCCACCCGTTTAAGGCCGTGGCGGTGCGGGTGCAGACCTCTCAAGGGCAACAATTTGAGCGCAAGGGCGAGTTTGTGGCCACTGCCCATGGTGTTGAGGGCAGCTTGGTCTATGCAGCCTCTAGCTTGCTGCGTGACGACATTATTCGCACCGGCAGCGCAACCATGGTCCTTGATTTATTGCCAACGCTGAGTCCAGAGCGGGTGTTGGCGGAGGTGAGCCACCCCCGAGGCAGTCGTTCGCTATCGAGCCATTTGAAGAGCCGTTTGAAAATTGACGGGGTGAAATCTGCGCTGCTGCATGAAGTTTTGCCTAAGGACACGTTTGAAGACCCCATCAAGCTTGCACTTGCCCTCAAGGCGGTGCCCATCACCTTGGTGGCTGCCCGTCCCTTGGATGAGGCCATTAGCTCTGCCGGTGGGGTTTTGTTTGAGGTGCTTACGCCTGACTTGATGCTGGAGCAAATGCCCGGCGTGTTTTGTGCCGGAGAAATGTTGGACTGGGAGGCGCCCACTGGGGGCTATCTCTTGAGTGCCTGTTTTGCCAGCGGTGCCAAGGCGGGGCAGGGCAGCGCCGCCTACCTGAAGAGGTGA
- a CDS encoding tetratricopeptide repeat protein has product MSLLNSPSTEDLFFQANGLMEHGQFGEAKHLLLQALDQDPDWAEVHANLAYACAELGETVQAEQCYLRALELAPHAVQLHINVGTLLAEQKRLQEAIAHFEWAISLEPDCVAAWSNLGGVYAGMHRNAQAEQCCRRALELDPGHAKARFNLAYVLLRRGDLEEGWACFEARDWYAAMAAKLHAPRWDGSPLAGQSVLLVCEAGYGDVMQFCRYVPVLKHLGASRVSLLCQPPLVRIMQGLEGLDHVLNLNAPLPELHWDCWCPLLSLPFHLQTRLHTIPGTLPYLHATPKRRTLWQSLLPSKGFKVGLVWKGNPRFENDADRSLKHLSVLGPLFQVPGVAFISLQKGVEGAHTLEAPELGDVGHMTAIGERLHDFADTAALVANLDLVITVDTAVAHLTGALNIPCWVLLPHYKTDWRWLQDRSDSPWYPGVMRLFRQGPDEDWAPVVAELTAALHERMGGTP; this is encoded by the coding sequence ATGTCTCTACTGAACAGCCCGTCAACTGAGGATTTGTTTTTTCAGGCCAATGGCTTGATGGAGCACGGGCAGTTTGGGGAAGCCAAACATTTGCTTTTGCAGGCCTTAGACCAAGATCCGGACTGGGCTGAAGTGCACGCCAATCTGGCCTACGCCTGCGCTGAATTGGGTGAAACCGTGCAGGCTGAGCAGTGCTACTTGCGCGCTTTGGAACTCGCGCCCCACGCCGTGCAACTGCATATCAATGTAGGCACCTTGCTGGCTGAGCAAAAGCGCTTGCAGGAGGCGATTGCGCACTTTGAGTGGGCAATATCTTTGGAACCCGACTGCGTGGCCGCGTGGTCCAACCTAGGTGGTGTGTATGCCGGTATGCACAGGAACGCGCAGGCCGAGCAGTGCTGTCGCAGAGCATTGGAACTAGACCCCGGGCACGCCAAAGCACGCTTCAACTTGGCTTACGTATTGCTGCGCCGAGGAGACTTGGAAGAAGGTTGGGCTTGCTTCGAGGCGCGCGACTGGTATGCGGCTATGGCAGCCAAGCTGCATGCTCCGCGTTGGGATGGCTCCCCATTGGCAGGGCAATCTGTCTTGCTCGTGTGCGAGGCAGGGTATGGCGACGTGATGCAGTTTTGCCGCTATGTACCAGTGCTCAAACACCTAGGGGCGAGCCGCGTGAGCCTGTTATGCCAGCCCCCTTTGGTGCGCATCATGCAGGGCTTAGAGGGCTTGGACCATGTGCTGAATTTGAACGCGCCTTTGCCTGAACTCCACTGGGACTGCTGGTGCCCCTTGCTTAGCTTGCCGTTTCACTTGCAAACCCGCTTGCACACGATCCCCGGCACGCTGCCTTATCTACATGCAACGCCGAAGCGTCGGACTTTGTGGCAAAGCTTGCTACCGTCAAAAGGCTTCAAAGTGGGCTTGGTATGGAAGGGAAACCCGCGCTTTGAAAATGACGCAGACCGGTCGCTAAAGCACCTGTCTGTGCTGGGGCCCTTGTTTCAAGTACCTGGTGTGGCATTCATCAGTTTGCAAAAGGGAGTGGAGGGTGCGCACACCTTGGAAGCACCTGAACTGGGCGATGTCGGGCACATGACTGCGATAGGCGAGCGTCTGCATGATTTTGCGGACACTGCTGCCCTTGTAGCTAACCTGGACTTGGTGATCACAGTTGACACGGCGGTGGCCCATCTCACTGGTGCCCTCAATATTCCATGTTGGGTGCTGCTGCCGCACTACAAAACAGATTGGCGTTGGCTCCAAGATCGCAGCGACTCTCCGTGGTATCCCGGCGTGATGCGGCTGTTTAGGCAAGGCCCTGACGAGGACTGGGCACCTGTAGTTGCGGAACTAACTGCTGCGCTGCACGAACGTATGGGCGGCACACCGTAG